The following coding sequences are from one Calypte anna isolate BGI_N300 chromosome 18, bCalAnn1_v1.p, whole genome shotgun sequence window:
- the LOC115599333 gene encoding basic proline-rich protein-like, which produces MGSLQWSRDTGLLLSLARALELPRVVLIPPEITRGLDRAFGFRSSCCVCRRRRRRRRPWRWWRRRRRWRRGGAGDRPGSTEPGTACLRADEARASGRDGEKRCGPPHPPYPNPLPSLRQPARLTHRLLQPPGETLRPRPPASLATRLPPGVRASGSLSPGSGLGCRSLPPPREPAGSLRRRRREPAGSPPAPGSPVRARQTDCWVSPLPPSRSLPPPSLSERLCWILLLGSPPRARSFLRERLPDPPPPPPAGEAAGSLRWGPCQRDADPPPPPPPRDCSGSAAPWSEKLGGILLPGAPCETPDSPPWLRDAPPCGLRTHQDTHTITHLDQLQIQACVGFAATRKSKLVLRHTRAKI; this is translated from the exons ATGGGCTCCCTCCAGTGGTCAAGGGACACCGGGCTCCTGCTGTCGCTTGCCCGGGCTCTGGAGCTGCCGAGGGTGGTTTTGATCCCTCCAGAAATCACCCGGGGACTGGACCGGGCTTTTGGTTTCCGCAGCTCCTGCTGTGTGTGCA gacggcggcggcggaggcggcGTCCCTGGCggtggtggcggcggcggcggcggtggcgaCGCGGAGGAGCGGGGGACCGGCCCGGCAGCACTGAGCCAGGCACCGCCTGCCTGCGAGCGGACGAGGCGAGAGCGAGCGGGAGGGACGGAGAGAAGCGCTGCggtcccccccatcccccctaccccaaccccctccccagcctccgCCAGCCAGCCCGGCTGACACACCGACTGCTGCAGCCCCCTGGGGAGACGCTGCGGCCTCGGCCCCCGGCCTCCCTTGCTACCCGCCTCCCCCCGGGGGTACGGGCGTCcgggtccctgtccccaggctcaGGGCTCGGCTGCCGCAGCCTCCCGCCGCCCAGAGAGCCTGCCGGATCCCTCCGGAGGAGACGGAGAGAGCCTGCGGGATCTCCTCCTGCCCCCGGATCCCCTGTGCGAGCGCGGCAGACAGACTGTTGGGTTTCCCCGCTCCCCCCGTCGCgttctcttccccccccctccctctctgaAAGACTTTGCTGGATCCTCCTCCTCGGATCCCCTCCCCGCGCTCGCTCCTTCCTGCGAGAGAGGCTGCCggatcctcctcctcctcctcccgccggAGAGGCCGCTGGATCGCTCCGCTGGGGTCCCTGCCAGAGAGACGCggatcctcctcctcctcctcccccgaGAGACTGCAGCGGCTCCGCCGCTCCCTGGAGCGAGAAACTCGGCGGGATCCTCCTGCCCGGAGCCCCATGTGAGACTCCGGATTCCCCCCCGTGGCTCcgtg ATGCTCCTCCATGTGGACTGAGAACCCATCAAGACACACACACGATAACTCATCTCGATCAACTCCAAATCCAGGCTTGCGTGGGTTTTGCTGCAACACGTAAAAGCAAACTTGTATTAAGACACACTCGTGCAAAAATTTAG